One region of Chryseobacterium sp. SORGH_AS_0447 genomic DNA includes:
- the cas9 gene encoding type II CRISPR RNA-guided endonuclease Cas9 (Cas9, originally named Csn1, is the large, multifunctional signature protein of type II CRISPR/Cas systems. It is well known even to general audiences because its RNA-guided endonuclease activity has made it a popular tool for custom editing of eukaryotic genomes.) produces the protein MIKNILGLDLGTNSIGWALIKQDFENKQGEILGMGSRIIPMSQDILGDFGKGNSVSQTAERTRYRSVRRLRERFLLRRERLHRVLHILNFLPEHYANQIDFNKRFGKFRSETEPKLAWENSDGQFSFLFQDSFNEMINDFKADGHDLKVPYDWTIYYLRKKALSRKIRKEELAWILLNFNQKRGYYQLRGEEEEENPNKLVEFYSLKIVDVLADEPQKGKSDIWYSLILENGWIYRRSSKTPLFDWKEKTRDFIVTTDLNDDGSVKKDRDGNEKRSFRAPSENDWTLVKKKTEQEIDKSHKTVGAYIYETLLQDPKQKIKGKLVRTIERKFYKQELKQILEKQKEFHPELQSDDLYNDCIRELYRNNEAHQLMLSNKDFIHLFMEDIIFYQRPLRSQKSSISNCSLEFRTYKDENGVEHTQYLKAIPKSNPYYQEFRLWQWIFNLNIYRKDNEYNVTKEFLSTTKDYENLFEFLNNRKEVDQKALLKYLKVNDKSHRWNFVEDKKYPCNETKTMILSRLGKVEGIADDFLTREYEHKIWHIIYSVNDKMEYEKALKSFARKNNLDEESFFEAFRKFPPFKSEYGSFSEKAIKKLLPLMRVGKYWNYAAIDGNSKERIQKIITGEYDENIKDKVREKAVHFTAENDFQGLQLWLAQYIVYGRHSEASIIGKWNSADDLEVFLKDFKQHSLRNPIVEQVITETLRVVKDIWVKYGNGAKNFFNEIHIELGREMKLPAEEREDLARKMSENENTNLRIKALLAEMMDDQSVENVRPYSPMQQEILKIYEDGILKSDIEIEDDILKISKTAQPSSSDLKKYKLWLEQKYKSPYTGQIIPLNKLFTPEYEIEHIIPQSRYFDDSFSNKVICESVVNKLKDNYIGLGFIKKFGGTVIELGSGKNIKVLKADEYEDFVKKHYANNRAKRSKLLMEEIPEKMIERQMNDTRHISKYISGLLSNIVRAEDGTDEGINSKNIIPGNGKITTRLKQDWGLNDVWNDLILPRFERMNQLTKSTDFTAWNENHQKFLPTVPVEFSKGFSKKRIDHRHHALDALVIACATRDHVNLLNNQSAKSETGRYDLKRKLMQFEKAVYNDPQTRKPIEREVPKKFLKPWDGFTVDARNKLEMIVVSFKQNLRVINKATNYYERYVEKDGVKTKMTVEQTGTNWAIRKPMHKDTVSGKVDLPWIKVPKGKILTATRKSLDTSFDLKTINTITDTGIQKILRNYLDFKGSPEIAFSPEGIEDLNKNVEKYNDGKPHQPISKVRVFELGSKFQVGRTGNKKYKYVEAAKGTNLFFAVYEDKNGKRSYETIPLNEVIERQKQNLAVVELKGIKDFYLCPNDLVYVPLEDELENSNKIDFKNFRRDQGERIYKVVSFSGNQLFFIRHDIATSIVNKAEFSSLNKMERAIDGLMIKENCIKLEVDRLGNISKA, from the coding sequence ATGATTAAAAATATACTTGGACTTGATCTCGGGACAAACTCGATAGGTTGGGCGTTAATCAAACAGGATTTTGAGAATAAGCAAGGTGAAATTCTTGGAATGGGAAGCCGGATTATTCCGATGTCCCAGGATATTCTCGGTGATTTCGGTAAAGGCAATTCGGTTTCGCAGACGGCGGAACGGACGAGATATAGAAGTGTCAGAAGGCTGCGTGAACGTTTCTTATTGAGAAGAGAGCGGCTCCATCGTGTCCTGCACATTCTGAATTTTCTTCCTGAACATTATGCCAATCAGATCGATTTTAACAAACGTTTTGGGAAATTCAGGTCGGAGACAGAACCTAAGCTTGCCTGGGAAAATAGTGATGGTCAGTTTTCATTTCTGTTTCAGGATTCATTTAATGAAATGATTAATGATTTTAAGGCAGACGGACACGATCTGAAAGTTCCTTATGACTGGACGATTTATTACCTGCGAAAAAAAGCACTTTCCCGAAAAATAAGAAAGGAAGAACTGGCCTGGATTCTCCTGAATTTTAATCAGAAACGAGGATACTATCAATTGCGTGGTGAGGAGGAAGAGGAGAATCCGAATAAGTTGGTCGAGTTTTATTCATTAAAAATTGTAGACGTTTTAGCAGATGAACCTCAAAAAGGAAAGTCAGATATTTGGTATTCTTTGATTTTAGAGAACGGATGGATTTACAGACGTTCCAGCAAAACACCTTTATTCGATTGGAAGGAAAAAACAAGAGATTTTATTGTCACCACTGATTTGAATGATGACGGAAGTGTTAAAAAAGATAGAGACGGGAATGAAAAAAGAAGTTTCCGCGCCCCAAGTGAAAACGACTGGACTCTGGTAAAGAAAAAAACCGAACAGGAAATCGATAAATCGCACAAGACTGTCGGAGCGTACATTTATGAAACTCTTCTCCAGGATCCAAAACAGAAAATCAAAGGAAAACTGGTCCGGACCATTGAAAGAAAATTTTACAAGCAGGAACTGAAACAGATTCTTGAAAAACAAAAAGAATTTCATCCTGAATTACAGAGTGATGATTTATATAATGACTGCATTCGTGAATTGTATAGAAATAACGAAGCACATCAGTTGATGCTTAGCAATAAGGATTTTATCCATCTTTTTATGGAGGATATTATTTTCTATCAACGACCCTTGAGAAGTCAGAAATCTTCAATATCAAATTGCTCTCTGGAATTCAGAACATACAAAGATGAAAATGGGGTAGAGCATACTCAGTATCTGAAAGCGATTCCAAAATCCAATCCTTATTATCAGGAATTCCGTTTGTGGCAATGGATTTTTAATCTGAATATTTATCGAAAAGATAATGAATATAACGTCACTAAAGAGTTTCTGAGCACAACCAAAGATTACGAAAATCTTTTTGAGTTCTTGAACAATCGAAAAGAAGTTGACCAAAAAGCTTTATTAAAATATCTCAAAGTTAATGATAAAAGCCATCGTTGGAATTTTGTAGAAGATAAAAAATATCCGTGCAATGAAACCAAGACAATGATTTTATCAAGGTTGGGCAAAGTTGAAGGAATTGCAGATGATTTTCTGACGAGAGAATATGAACATAAGATCTGGCATATTATCTATTCTGTAAATGATAAAATGGAATACGAAAAAGCCCTGAAATCTTTTGCCCGGAAAAATAACCTGGATGAAGAGTCTTTCTTTGAGGCTTTCAGGAAATTTCCGCCGTTTAAAAGCGAATACGGCTCTTTTTCGGAAAAAGCGATTAAGAAGTTGCTGCCACTGATGCGTGTGGGAAAATACTGGAATTATGCTGCCATCGACGGAAATTCCAAAGAAAGGATTCAGAAAATCATTACCGGAGAATATGATGAGAATATCAAAGATAAAGTAAGAGAGAAGGCCGTTCATTTTACGGCTGAAAATGATTTTCAGGGACTGCAGTTGTGGCTGGCGCAGTATATTGTTTACGGAAGACATTCTGAGGCTTCAATAATCGGAAAATGGAATTCTGCAGATGACCTGGAAGTGTTTTTAAAGGACTTCAAACAACATTCGCTTCGTAATCCGATTGTAGAACAGGTGATTACCGAAACGCTTCGGGTCGTCAAAGATATTTGGGTTAAATATGGAAATGGAGCTAAAAATTTCTTTAATGAAATTCATATTGAGCTGGGAAGAGAGATGAAGCTTCCGGCAGAAGAAAGGGAAGACCTCGCCCGTAAAATGTCTGAAAACGAAAATACGAATCTCCGCATCAAAGCTTTGTTGGCTGAAATGATGGATGACCAATCGGTTGAAAATGTCCGGCCTTATTCCCCGATGCAGCAGGAAATTCTGAAAATTTATGAGGACGGAATCTTAAAATCGGATATCGAAATTGAAGATGATATCCTGAAAATAAGTAAGACCGCACAACCTTCTTCTTCAGATTTAAAAAAATACAAGCTTTGGCTGGAACAGAAATACAAATCGCCTTACACCGGGCAGATTATTCCACTGAATAAACTCTTCACGCCGGAATATGAAATTGAACACATCATCCCACAAAGTCGGTATTTTGACGACAGTTTCAGCAATAAAGTAATTTGCGAATCGGTAGTGAACAAATTGAAGGATAACTATATCGGACTTGGGTTTATCAAAAAATTCGGAGGGACTGTCATTGAACTGGGATCCGGTAAAAATATAAAAGTTTTGAAAGCGGATGAATATGAGGATTTCGTTAAAAAACATTACGCCAACAACCGGGCGAAGCGGAGTAAACTCCTGATGGAAGAGATTCCGGAGAAAATGATTGAACGCCAGATGAATGATACCCGCCATATCAGTAAATATATTTCGGGTTTGCTATCAAATATTGTAAGAGCAGAAGACGGAACGGACGAAGGTATAAATTCTAAAAACATCATCCCCGGAAACGGAAAAATAACTACCCGACTGAAACAGGACTGGGGATTGAATGATGTCTGGAACGATTTGATTTTACCGCGTTTTGAAAGAATGAATCAGCTAACGAAATCTACAGATTTCACCGCCTGGAATGAAAATCATCAGAAATTTCTGCCAACTGTTCCGGTTGAGTTTTCAAAAGGATTTTCAAAGAAAAGGATAGACCATCGCCATCATGCTTTGGATGCTTTGGTGATTGCCTGCGCTACAAGAGATCACGTAAATCTGCTGAATAATCAGTCTGCGAAATCGGAGACCGGCCGTTATGATTTGAAAAGAAAGCTGATGCAGTTTGAAAAAGCAGTGTATAACGATCCTCAAACCAGAAAACCAATAGAAAGAGAAGTTCCGAAAAAATTTTTAAAACCTTGGGATGGTTTCACTGTTGACGCCAGAAATAAGCTTGAAATGATTGTCGTAAGTTTTAAACAGAATCTTCGTGTAATTAATAAAGCAACCAATTATTATGAAAGATATGTGGAGAAAGACGGTGTAAAAACCAAAATGACAGTGGAGCAGACCGGAACAAATTGGGCTATTCGAAAGCCGATGCATAAGGATACGGTTTCCGGTAAAGTGGATTTACCATGGATAAAAGTTCCCAAAGGAAAAATTTTAACGGCCACCAGAAAAAGTCTTGATACGTCTTTCGATCTAAAAACAATCAACACGATTACAGATACCGGCATTCAGAAAATTTTAAGAAATTATCTGGATTTCAAAGGCAGTCCGGAAATTGCATTTTCGCCCGAAGGAATCGAAGATTTAAATAAAAATGTTGAAAAGTATAACGATGGAAAACCCCATCAGCCTATAAGCAAAGTAAGAGTTTTTGAACTAGGAAGTAAATTTCAGGTGGGGCGGACCGGAAATAAGAAGTACAAATATGTAGAAGCAGCAAAAGGAACCAATCTATTTTTTGCAGTATATGAAGATAAAAATGGCAAGCGGAGTTATGAAACCATTCCCCTGAATGAAGTTATTGAGAGGCAAAAGCAGAATTTAGCAGTTGTTGAATTGAAAGGAATAAAAGATTTTTATCTCTGTCCTAACGATTTGGTGTACGTCCCTCTAGAAGATGAACTTGAAAACAGTAACAAAATTGATTTTAAAAATTTTAGAAGAGATCAGGGCGAAAGAATTTATAAAGTAGTAAGTTTTAGCGGGAACCAGCTATTTTTTATAAGACATGATATCGCTACTTCTATTGTAAATAAAGCAGAATTCTCGAGTTTAAATAAAATGGAACGTGCAATTGACGGTCTGATGATTAAAGAAAATTGTATCAAACTAGAAGTAGACCGTTTAGGAAATATTTCAAAAGCATAA
- the cas1 gene encoding type II CRISPR-associated endonuclease Cas1 produces the protein MITRSIYIGNPAYLKLKDEQLKILCPETKTEKGSVPVEDLGLLMLDHYQITISHNLIQKMMGNNVVVVSCDAHHLPHGIMLPLYGHTEYSDRVKDQLEASEPLKKQLWKQTVECKIENQKNVLMKLGNYYEPMLEYQRNVKSGDITNMEGIAAQHYWKYLISLDFLRQRFGDSPNPFFNFGYAVLRSIVARAIVETGLLPVLGIFHKNKYNPYCLADDLMEPYRPFVDLLVMQWLKINPDMEDLTKEFKAHILQIATKDVLIDSKTRPLLVAVKSTASSLYKCYTGEKRLISYPELI, from the coding sequence ATGATCACTCGCTCCATCTACATCGGCAACCCCGCTTATCTTAAACTAAAAGACGAACAGTTGAAAATCCTCTGTCCTGAAACCAAAACGGAAAAGGGTAGCGTTCCTGTGGAAGATTTGGGATTGCTAATGCTGGATCATTACCAGATTACGATTTCGCACAACCTTATCCAGAAAATGATGGGCAATAATGTAGTGGTGGTGAGTTGTGATGCGCATCATCTGCCGCATGGAATCATGTTGCCGCTGTACGGACATACCGAATATTCGGACCGGGTAAAAGACCAGCTGGAAGCCAGTGAGCCGCTCAAAAAACAGCTGTGGAAACAGACGGTAGAATGCAAGATTGAAAACCAGAAAAATGTACTGATGAAGCTTGGGAATTATTATGAACCGATGCTGGAATATCAGCGGAATGTAAAATCCGGTGACATCACCAATATGGAAGGAATTGCTGCCCAGCACTACTGGAAATACCTGATCAGTCTGGATTTTCTCAGGCAGCGTTTCGGGGATTCGCCCAACCCGTTTTTTAATTTCGGCTATGCGGTGCTCAGGAGCATTGTTGCCCGGGCAATTGTTGAAACAGGACTGCTCCCTGTTCTCGGTATCTTTCATAAAAACAAATACAATCCGTACTGTCTTGCTGATGATTTAATGGAACCTTACCGCCCTTTCGTAGACCTTTTGGTTATGCAGTGGCTAAAAATAAATCCTGATATGGAAGACCTGACCAAAGAATTCAAAGCGCATATTCTTCAGATCGCAACGAAGGATGTGCTGATTGACAGTAAAACAAGACCGTTGTTGGTGGCTGTAAAATCAACAGCTTCATCGCTCTATAAATGTTACACGGGAGAAAAGCGGCTGATCTCTTATCCCGAACTGATCTGA
- the cas2 gene encoding CRISPR-associated endonuclease Cas2: protein MNAERFNAYRIMWVLVLYDLPTETKANMKDANRFRKALIDDGFTLFQFSMYVRHCPSRENAEVHIKRVKFMLPKAGKVAIMCITDKQFGDIEIFFARNKEEPPPTFQQLELF, encoded by the coding sequence ATGAATGCCGAAAGGTTTAATGCATATCGAATTATGTGGGTTCTAGTATTATATGACCTTCCGACCGAGACTAAGGCTAATATGAAAGATGCCAACCGTTTCCGTAAAGCGCTGATCGATGATGGCTTTACCTTGTTTCAGTTTTCGATGTATGTTCGTCACTGCCCGAGTCGCGAAAATGCGGAAGTGCATATCAAAAGAGTCAAATTTATGCTGCCCAAAGCCGGAAAAGTAGCAATTATGTGCATTACAGATAAACAATTCGGCGATATTGAGATTTTCTTTGCCAGGAATAAAGAAGAACCGCCTCCAACTTTCCAGCAGCTCGAACTTTTCTGA